The Corythoichthys intestinalis isolate RoL2023-P3 chromosome 1, ASM3026506v1, whole genome shotgun sequence genomic interval tctatttttttttttttaaaaatgcctccctgttaaaaatttttcctttggtgtatcacatatgcaaataggacaattttgaaatttgaccaaattgggggtctcagagcagaacttcaagtcacctgagttttatctgcaatatacagtggtacctcgacataggatcgcttcgacacacgatcttttcgacatccgatgtaaaatttgactcgccatttgtttctacatccgacgacatgctcgaaatacgatgatttatgccagtgccgcagtttcttttttCCCCGCAAAACGGACACacagctgattttcttgtgagagaaatcagcatAGGTTCCAAGAATATTAgtccaggtggtgaaaaaagggaaaaggtgatgcttaccgttGAAATGATGAtgtaaatgatagaaaaatgcatagcatagcatggtgtgcgtgtccgtgaactggctcgacgatTCGGCCGtaaaatgtctacgatctcgacggtcctcctccgacctccgttcgccattctttataagttaatgtgacaaatattattattgtaacatcgccaaagaaatcgtcagcttcgtcaggtttttgatcatttcagaacttgtgtaaGACAAcaggcctactgtccgccgcagctgacacccaacaacaaaacatgaaaagtgaaagtaaaaactctaatgcactctctctcactctgtcgttAGCGGTGCGTTCATATACACCACGCAAAGCACATCTGccaagcattattattattaatattacattattatattattattcctatggggaaatcctgctcaacatatgaccattttgacttacaaacaatgtcctggaacgaattaacgtcgtatgtagaggtaccactgtataataaatgttttttaagcacttcaaatgtaataattatgattattatgaAGTTtataacatgttactgtcccaccggattatttttaaacaagaataaattagaaaaatgcttgcctttattaaatgtttcatggagtgaatccactcaaatccgctcaagctgctcacttacacacaatgagttgccacagcaactgtttaacaatttaaacgattattgacgcatgcggcactttgaagCTTGGGCTTCCAAGCATTGGTGCCAAGATCAGATATTAaaagtctgtcaatcattgttaactttaataagcaactccagtgcactgcctgaccaacaaagatgaTCGGCTCGGGAGGCTcatctgcatttatttatttttgaattgaaacaaaatccgtgatggactgagggcgcgaagtttgaagcgcgaagtagcgagtgaTCACTGTTTGTCGTTTTGTTCAAAAGACAGCTTTTCATTCGCCAAAATGCTTTACTATTTTGAATTGCTTTCGGATCGAAGTAACTGTGTTCAATTTTGACACAGTCGCAGCATCTTTAAAGCCCCTCCGAAAGGATCAAAGATTAAAGACTTTGTCATGAGCTTGGGGGGGTTATGGCGGCGCGGCTGCACGCCCGGTTTGCGGGCGTAAGCGGGGCCTGGGTCGGTGAGGTTAAGGGCTAAATATCCTGTATGATGATGTGTGGCGCTGTAATATCTGTTTCAGCAGGTGTGCTTATCACAGCTGACATAAAACTCTTCGCctgttcagatttgtttcaccaCTGACTGTACCGTATGCTCTCTTGCTACTTGCAGGTCGTCGATAACTCAAATCACCCTGAGTGTCAAACTTCAACCTGAACCTTCATCATTGGAACCATGACATCATCCCTGAGAGAGAAGCTGCAGGGACTCCCCCTAGCTTCCCTCCTGTGCTCCTGCATCATTCAAAAAGCGCCCGATACCAGCGCTGAGAAGGAAGGTCAGTTCGACGGTCAAAGGAATGCCAATTCACGACAACGGCTAGCCATTTCATATTTGTTTTGCGCTCGCTCCTCCCGCAGGCACGGTGGACCTGAAGCTGGGCGCCATTCATCACCTGGAGCCCGGCGAACACGCAAGCGGCCGGGCCTTCCGTGTGGTCCTGGAGCCGCCCGGTTTCGGCGGAGGGCCCGGTCAAGGCACACAGGATGCCTGCCGACAGATTGTGGTCCGTTCCACCTTTACCGACCTAATTTGGCACGTGATGCTCGGAACGTCATCTTGAACGCGTGTGCGTGTTTTTCCAGTGTCGGGAGGCGGAGCTTTTGGAACCAGGGAGGGAAGACCGGCGCTGCGTGGTCAACGACCGGCTCAACAGTGACGTCCGAAACATGACAGAGGTCGGTTTCAATTTTGCTTCCTTCTCTTTAGTCGCTATAGAAAGTCAGAGGAAAACCGGCTCGGCCTTAACGTCGTGGATATCGGCTAGGTTAAAAAGTCAAGGCTTTAACACTCAAATGATTAAATAAGGCTGAAATGATGTTCAAATGACATGACATTAGTCTGATGAAAGCATTGGAAACCTACTAGTGGGAGTCCTACTAGTTATCGTTAatcatacaggtagtccctggtttacgaacgagttccgttcctgcgctggcgatgtaacctggatttccacgtaaatcggaatgagccctttaaatacctcaaaacaccctttaaattacaaaaaaaaacaacaacaatccaaaaacatgtattatacgtcattgtactgtcctcgccaagatggtAGAGCTATACACACatcctatgtgcaatacttatttatgtgcaatattaatgtgcaatattcaatgccttcactgtcaactgctactacttcacttcaattatttgcactgcctgaacataggactacctcatacatactttatatttatttagattgtatacttttattcttgcaagccactttcgGGATTTTTACTTTTCCTGCACTGTATAGGGAGGTGCTCCACAGTTTTATTGTACAACtgcataatgacaataaagggctattctattctattctattctattctattctattctattctattctattctattctatttagggctgtcaaaattatcacgttaacgggcggtaaataatttttaaaattaatcacgttacaatatttgacgcaattaacgcacatgccccgctcaagcagattaaaatgacagtatagtgcaatgtccacctgttacttgtgttttttggagttttgtcgccctctgctggcgcttgggtgcgactgattttatgtgctTCAGCATGACgggctactactttattttctgattgaaaattttaccaattttattgaaacgaaaacattaagaggggttttaatataaaatttctaaaacttgtactaacatttatcttttaagaactacaagtctttctatccatggatcgctttaacagaatgttaataatgttattgctatcttgttgatttataataaaaaatacagtatttatgtaccgtatgttgaatgtatatatccatcttatgtcttatctttccattccaacaataatttacagaaaaatatggcatattttatagattatttgaattgcgattaattacgattaataaatttttaagctgtaatttactcgattaaaatttttaatcgtttgacagccctaaaaaattctattctattctattctattctattctattctattctattctattctattctattctaaagtcctagctagacagtgagctaagctccgaaatgacgatgtcagacgtctgtgtggtttgctgactttattaagctgctcatgacatcaacagttgcagaatgaaagtataataaaatgaaattaaatcagtctcatcctCAATAAAAGCAAATGAAATCtgcgtttacaagtagctgctgatgcagcaataacaaacgattagcatgtatcagttagcgtccgcacttcatcaaaaacaatcccataaactcgccccaactatttgaccacaattgaaaatgcacaataagcAGTACTAAATGGGTTATACTAGTATATAGCCAttgcctctggatgcttcacaagcaacaaatgtgcacgcaggctgtcacctctgtcaCTCGGCTGCTCTGTGTGTGCAAGATAGGCGTCTCTAAATGCGCTCGCGTCCTgttcttcctgcgccaaaataaaagcatgcattacaaaacaaaagtcaacattgaaaaaaaaaaaaaacaacgacacGCAgttgtcgtaaagtcgaaatagcGTAAGTCGGGTCTGTCATAAccctgggactacctgtatttgggGATAGGGCATGCCGGGCTGGGATTTGCCCCTTGTCAGAACGTGGAACTCGGGTGGATACAGTCAAGCTCACGTGTGATTGATTCGGCAGGTTTCTTGACGGACGACCTGATTGTGAGAGCGGCCCACCTTCGTCTGGAGCCACTCTGGGAGAGTTTTTAAAGGAGAGGCCCACATGATCAGGCTTCATTTGGGCGGGACGGAGAGGACGTCACCAGCGCCTGTAAATAAAGATGCGACAAGGGACACCTGTGATGTCACGTGCCACGTCATGTTGAATAATGCCTCTCCTTGGACCTGTTTCATGCCTGTAGAGGTCCTCAGATTGACTTTTCAGTCACAGTGGCGCACTTTTTCCAACTCTGGGAGACTTCTGATCATTTGGTTTTCGTGCCATCACGAGTAAGACATTTCAGTTTGCTCGTACAGCAATTGTGTCTTCCTAgttacctttttttcccccactattACATTTCAGCTGTTGGCAAAGTTACGACTTTGGAAAATTCAACTGCTTACTTTAGTGATCATTTCAATGGCAAGAATGGACACTTATGTCaatgcttgattgtttttctttgaggtaaaaaaaaaaaaaaaagaggccagTGATCTGCTTAAGAGACTTTGGACTTGAATTTCTAGGCTGCATACAGACATTTGGCTTTTATGATTCTACCAAATGCAAGAATAGACTATTCCTTCACCAGCTGTAATCTTGTTATTCTTTAGTTATCAACAtgctttgtgttttttgttggtattagacatgtgccgattaccggtttcaaggtataccattgtatgaaaacgtcaaggtttcaaaactgccaaaactttccgtcataccgtccctatggtattagctattttttatgtcccaaaaacgcATGCAGAAATGccttgcttgcagctgtaaggctcaaccctctcccattggttgttgctcagtgtcagtaaatcagctgtgctacacgatcgctggaggaggtgaaactcctgaactcttTCCCCCATCGAGGAAAACGaagtcgctggtatgggaatacctaagctacagaaaagttacagatggcagCGGATTAGAGGACTgcagaggaggcaatacctccaatatgattttgcatttataaaaaattaaaggttagtaaacattgTCATGAATGGTTCCCACAAGCTACAAAGATTAAATCTAACATGTTTAGTGTgtttagcggtggtaaaacgtttttttttctctctggcaactgtctgtgttgagaaatagagtgtgtttataatgtaaacatgatacatgTAATTCACACGTGCTTATTAtggaaaaatattaaattatttttgttatgatggtaataatgttgagctgtggctgtgggttaagGCTcatctaaaggactgcatttattttaatttatattttgttattaattaattattttaatttaacattatagttatgttccaatttgctgatatgttttgaacaataaaactcctgttcaatgggaaaaaaaaggttatttttttgttgttgttgtttttttaatgccagaTATctcaacacattttagagctgtaattgttatcataccgtcagaatatcataccagcaCCTGCATAGTTGGCCTTGGTAACTTTTGGGAGAAAATTAGCTTTTATACTAGAGAACATAAACATATCTAGCGGAACACAGACAAatacaaatgtttttgtttcggTGTGACTTATAAACCTAAAACAACATTTGGGAATGTTTTTTGTGCTAAAAAGCAGTATAGACATTTTGGGGTGGGAATTTCTGTCCCTCCCATGCAGTTGAAGTTGATTTCTGATTAAAAAGAGCGacatctctaatcttttcaagcggGTATCGTTTTGCCCAGCCCACTGTACCTATCTAGAAATCTGTTGAGGGGTTTCTAGATCAGCAGCCACGGTTTTCTCGTTAACGCAACGTGTGGTCAGTCGTAAGGAAAAGGCCGCACGTGGACCAGTGAAATATCCGACAGCTTGGGATTCATTGCACAGCCACGCAAATACTACTGCACTAAGAGTCAAGGGGAAAAAAGCCTCAAAAATACACCTCGGGATTTTAAAAGACGTATGATTGTAGGCATGACCATTAAGTAGGAGGGGCTGCTGACCAAATGAAAAATGACCGAGAAATTACATTTTTATAGCACAGATTGGTTATTTCACGTCTGGAATTTGGACCTGATTCACAGCCTCTCGATTATTTGGATACCCTTGTCATAATGAGAGCCCAATTTGAGCTTCTCCTATTTTTCTCCTTCTCCTGAGGGTTCTCTTTGAAGCAgaagacaggttaaaaaaaaaagaaaattgtgaTGGTTTTGAGGAAAATCGCATATGAACAACATTTGAGGATGAGGGGAAACAGATGATGTCCTTGTCTGTTTCACCTCCTGCTCAAAGTGCCTCAGTGATGTCTCTTTTAGCTCATCTCTTGCGCTGAAGTTATCCCAAGTGTCAAGTGTAGTGTTCTGCCAGGAGGTCCAATATTGCTTCCTGACATTCACGTTTTACACATTTTAGTTTGCAGTGTGTGACGAGTCAAGCGGAGGTTGTCATGATTTCAAGACTGACATGGAAATACATTTCAATTTAATCATAAGggaagtttgatttttgtgggATGGGGGGCAAAAcaggttgatgaccccaaaacgcagtgtcag includes:
- the LOC130922977 gene encoding stathmin-4-like encodes the protein MTSSLREKLQGLPLASLLCSCIIQKAPDTSAEKEGTVDLKLGAIHHLEPGEHASGRAFRVVLEPPGFGGGPGQGTQDACRQIVCREAELLEPGREDRRCVVNDRLNSDVRNMTEVS